The genomic interval CACGACACCGGGCGGGAATCCGGTGATGGCCGTTCCCGGCGACACCCCGAGATCACCGGTGATCAACGAGGGTCCGGTGTTGGTGACCTGGGAACCGGCCAGTACGGCAAAGCTGCTCGCCGTACCCAGAGGCACCGGGGTGGCAATGGCGCTCGCGGTTGTCGGCGTCATCGCGAGCACGACAGCGGCGATCACCACGGCCGTCACCGCCGCGATCCACATCGACATGGTGCGCCGTAGCGGCGCTTCAGGGATGTTCAGCGTCATCGAGGGGCCAACTCCTTCGAGCAGATGTTCTTGGCGGTACCCGGTCGCACAGAGGCGCCTGTTTCTGGCGCTGGAATATTACTGAGGAGTGTGCCGCCCGACGCTTTCCCCAAGGGGCACCGAAAATTACATAGAAATGCTTAATGGGCCGGGTGGTTGCAAACCCTGAATTCTCGCCGGGTGCGACCGTCCGGCACGGCCAAGGTGCCGCGTCACGGTATTCAGCGCCTGGCAGGCCGACGGAAAGTGCGCGGTCGGCGCATCGCTCGCGCTGTGAATGCGCCCGAGCTGCGTCATCCGCAGTATTATTGAATGCGGGTTGGTTCACTCTCACGTGCAACCGCCCGGAAGGGTGGCTCCGGCGTGTTCGCGCCGGAGCCATTGCCGTCCTCGCCGACAAAAGTCAGGGGTGTCTCAGTTCGAAGGTGATGTGCGGGGACAGGGCGCGGAGGAAGTCCGGCGCGTCGAAGGCTTCGCCGGCCGAGGTGACGCCGGGCGTGTGGGTGCGGCCGGTGAGGATGCGGTGGACCGCCTCCACCGCGAGGGGTGCGGTGACCGCGTAGATGTCCCGGCCGCGTGCCACAGCGCGCCGTTCGGTGTCGCCGGAACGTACGACGGCTTCGACGAGGAATGTCTGGTCGGACCGCCCGCTCCCGTCGGCCGCGGTCGGCGCCGGGGTGTCCGGGGCGGAGAGGTCCCTGGCCGCTTCGCTCGCCATGTGGGTGCGTACCTCGGGGATGGAGAGGTGGCTGGGAAGAGTGACCACGTCGGCCATCGTGAACTCCGCGACGACCTCCCTGGTGCCCAGCGGGTCGGGGAAGGACCACTTCAGGAGCGTCGGCGCGTCGTCGTGGTACTCCAGCCGTCCCTCCGTGTAGCGGACCCGCCGGCCGCCTCGGCGCTCGCCGGAGACCGCACCCGCGGAGCGCGTCCCGGGCGTGGGGTGCCAACTGCTCAGTCCGTACGCGATGTTCGCCTCGTCGGCCGCCGTCCAGTCCCCCATCGCGGCGGTGGCCAGCAGGTCGCCGAGGCCGCCGTAGAAGGCCATCGCGGGAACGATCACCACGCCTGCGGAGCGGGCGCGGTCCGCGAAGTGCGTGAACGTGTCGAGGTTGGCCTCGATCTCGGCTGCCACGTCGACGTACGGGATCCCGGCGCGCAGTGCCGCCTCGATCACCGGGGCGGCGGTCACCGCGAAGGGCCCGGCGCAGTTGATCACGGCGTCGACGCCGTCCAGGGCGCGGTCGAGTGCGGCAGGGTCGTCGACCGACGCCGGCCGGACCTCGAGTCCTGGCTCGGATGCCGCCAGCGCCCGCAGTTTGCCGGCGTCGCGGCCGGAGAGCACCGGGACGAACCCGCGCTCCCGCAGCTGTGCCACCACGAAGCGTCCGGTGTGTCCGTACGCGCCGAACACCGTCACCGTCTGGCCCGGTCCCATGGGTTCTCCCCCGTGCTCGAGTGATCTGCTTGATCTGCCGAGATCATCGTGTCGAGGTGGGTCGCTTCAGCGTGAGTGTCCGGAACGACGTGCCCCGTACACTTTCGGACATGGGTACCGTCGTCGGGCTGGCCGTCACCGAGGGGATGCTGCCCTTCGAACTGTCCATGGCGTACGAGGTGTTCGGCGCCGCTCCGGTCGGCGTGACCGTGCCCTGGTACGACGTGGAGCTCTGCGGGTCGGACGCCGTGCGGCTCGGCCGGTTCCGGCTGGAGCCCGACCAGGGGCTCGACCGGCTCCGGCATGCCGACACCGTGATCGTCCCCGGCTGGGCGGACACCGACGTGGAGCCGCCCGCCGAGCTCGTCGGCGCGGTGCGTGCGGCCCACGAGGCCGGTGCGCGCGTGGCCTCCCTGTGCACGGGCGCCTTCGTGCTGGCGGCCGCCGGCCTGCTGGACGGCAGGCGGGCGACCACGCACTGGGTGCACACGGACGCCCTGGCCGCCCGCTACCCGCGGGTGGAGGTCGATCCGGACGTGCTCTACGTGGACGACGGCAGCGTGCTCACCTCAGCAGGCAAGGCCGCCGCGCTGGACCTGTGCCTGCACCTCGTCCGTCTCGACCACGGTTCGTCCGTCGCCAACGCCGTCGCCCGCCGCCTGGTGGTACCGCCCCATCGGGCGGGCGGCCAGGCGCAGTTCGTGGCCGCTCCGGTGCCCGCCCGTGACGACCATCCGCTCTCCGCGCTGCTCCCCTGGGCGATCGAACGCCTCGACCGCCCACTCACCGTGGAGGACCTGGCCCGCCAGGCCGGGATGAGCTCGCGTCATCTGGGACGCCAGTTCAGGGCGGTGACCGGCACCACCGCGCTCCAATGGCTGCTGACACAACGGATCCGCCGCGCACAGGAGTTGCTGGAGACCACCGACGACGTCGTCGACGCCATCGCGGCGGCCACCGGCATGGGCACCGCCACGACACTGCGCCGGCACTTCCACCGCACGGTCGGTGTGCCTCCGGACACCTACCGCCGGACCTTCCGCTCACAGTCTTCGGGCATGCAGCCGGGGGCTACTTCAACCGGGCGGGGCGCTTGATGCCCGCGCGGTTGGCCTTCTCGACGCGCTCCGGGCCGGCGTCCTTCCGGTACTTCTCCGTTTCGGCCCAGTCCCTGGGCTGCAGGAAGAGCATTTCACCGCCCCCCGGCACGATGAACGCGCCCCCGAAGGGCTCGTCACCCGCGAACCAGACACCGTCCGTGATGCCGACGGGCCACCGACCCCGCCCCAAGGCGTCCTTGGCACGCAGGGTGAAGGGCGTGCCGGTCTGATCTCCGAAGCGCACGTAGAGCGTGTGGGTGGACTCCATGCCGTATTTCTCGACCGGTGTGCGGAATTCGAGCGGGTAGGTCCGGAACACCTTCGAGCACTTCCGGGCCAGACTCAGGCGGCCGGCGAGAAGGAACAGTGTCCACACCATGCCGAACATTCCGACAATGCCCACCGGCAGCAAATAGTCGAGGTGGAGCACGAACAGCTGGACCCACAACAGCAGGAACACCGGGAAGAACTTGAGGAATCTCTTCAGCGCGACGCGGTGGTGGTAGCGCACCGCACCCTGGAAGTCCGTTCCGTCGGTCGGGTACGGCGCGGGCGGGGTGTCCGACTCCAGACCGTCCTTCCACCGTTCTGGCACCGTCATCCGAACGGGCTCCTTTCGTCAGTCCCTGAGCCGGAGCCCGGGAACGGGCCGGACGCGTTCTCCGCTTCGGCCGGGTCCGGCACCGCAGGGTCGTCCAACGTCACCGTACGCGCGACACCGAGCAGCACGGCCCGGTAGTCGTCGGCGAGCTCCACGGACGCGGTGACCAGCTGCACGGTGATGATCGACGAGGTGCGGGGAACCGGGATCGCCACGGTGCCCTGCCAGACGGTGCCCTCCGCGGGGCCTTCCTGACCGTCGGGGGGAGCGGTCGGCGCGACCGTGGTGCGTTCCGTCTCCCACAGGTATCCGGTGCCGACGGGCAGCTCCACAGGCACGAGGCCGTCGGCCGTGCCGGTGCCGAGCATGTGAAGGAGCACGGCATTAGGGTTGGCACCCGAGGTGGGGACGGTGGAGACCGTGAGGACGGACAGCGTGGCCCCGTCCTGCTCGTCCGGATGCATACCGAGCGCGCACCCCATGACCTGCTGACTCCGCAACATCGTCAGGACGACGGCGTACAGGCGGAACACCTGGTCGGCGCGGTCCCGCACGTCTTCGGGAAGGGCGCTGAGCTGCCGGGCCACCTCCTGGATGCCCTCGGGTGACGGCTGAAGGTCCAGCTGGAGGTACCCATGGGGCAGCCCGTACCAGAACTCCGGCTTCGGTTCGGTCGCGACCGTGTCAATGAATCCGTTCACAGCCTGACCCCCGCCATCAGTTGTCCGACATCCAGCGCGATGCCTTTGACACCGTCGACCAGACCGGTCGAGGCGGCCGCACCCTTCGTGACCTCGGACGCGTCGTGTCCGGGACCGTTCTTCGGCAACACGCCCATGTTCTCCAGGGACGACGCCATGTTCGCCGCCACGTTGACGCCGTTGATGCCGTACTGGAGCGCGCCGGTGGCGGGGGAGGTCGCCGCATCGAGAGCCTTGTAACTGAAGGCGGGAACGATTTCCTTGCCGAACGCACCGAGCTTCGAGCCCAGCGACAAGGCCTCGCCTCCTTCCCGGGCGACCGCCGCCGCGAGACCCGCCTCGCTGCCGGCCCTCGCGAGGGCACCGACACCGGGCACCATGCCGAGGCCGTCACCGACCATGGAGGCCCAGGCGAACGCGCCTTCCTTGAGGCCGTACTCACCCATCAGCGAGTCTCTGAAGTCCTCACTCGCGAGGTTCTTGGCCATGGAGACCGCGCTCGCCGCGACCGCGATACCGAGGAAGACCGGCGCCAACGGGGTGGGGAGCAGGGCCAGCAGACCCGCGATGGCGCCGATGGTCCCGGCGTGCTCCACGAGGAACTCGCCGACCGCCTTCAGGCCCTCGCCGATGGCGCTGAGGGCCTTGTCGAACCACCCCGGCTCCTTGGGGGCGAGCTTGTCGTCGGCCTCGTCGAGGCTGCGGGCGACGGTCTCGGCCGCGTCGGTGTGGGTGCCCTCCAGTTCCTTGGCCTTCGCGATGACGTCGTTGTAGGCGGTGTTGGCGTTGTTGAGGTGAGTGGTGGCCTCGTTCAGTTCGCGCTCGGCGGTACGCAGGCGCTCCGTCGCGGCATCCGCCTCCGCCTGGCTGGGGTATTCCCTGCCGGCGAGCTTGAGGTCCGGGTTCCCCGCGGCCTGGTCGTAGCGGGTCCTGGCCTTGTCGGCGTCAGCCTTGTTCTCGCGGGCGGCGTCGTCGTACTTCTTGGCCAGTTCGCGGTGGGAGGTCAGGTCGCCTTCCCATTTGCCGAGCGCCACGGCGGCTTTGTCGAGCGAATGCCCCGCGTTCATCATGGCGGTCTTGAGGTCGCCGTCCAGCGTGTCCCGGAACGCGCTCGCGGCGTCTCCGTGCCAACTGGAGCTCGCCCCGAGCAGATACTCGATCTGACGGTGGCAGTTGTTGAGTGTGTCGGCCGCGGACTTCACCTTGCGGTAGAGGGAGGTGACCTGCTCGGGTATCCCGGGTACCGGATTCCAGCCGAGGCTCGGGAACGGGTTGTCAGCCACCGGTCACTTACCCCCGGTGTTCGCGGCGTTGGTCTCTTCCATCTTCTTGAGGGCCTTCGAGAGGTTCTCCTCGAACTGCCGGTAGCTCAGCGCGGTCTTTTCCACGCCTTCGTCCACCGCTTTGATCATGTCCTTCAGCTGGCCTGTTCCGTACTTCCATCTGTTCTGGAAGGTCTCGCACGCCTCGTCCAGCCGCGGAGTTCCGATCTGGTCGGCACTGACCGCGGAGAGCGCTGAGCGCGCCTCCTCCAGGTCAGTCACGGACTGCTTCAACACCCGGCCAAAAGAGTTCAATTGACCCAGATCGACCTTAAATTCATCCGCCATGAGGCGACCCCCTTCTTCGACTGTTCCCGCCAGGCTGCCGGCGCGGCACCAGACTAAAGTACGAGCAAAGGCGCGTTGTCGCCGTTCCCCCTGCGAATCGGCAACTCTCATGCGGTGAAGCCGAGTCGAGCGGAAAACCGGCCCGCTTTCCGCCCACCGTCTCCTTGATCTCCACAGGTTCGCCAACTCCGGCGCCCGTGTTGTGCGGCCACCCTTGAGGCGTTCTCTGTGTGCTCCTGCAATCAATCCCTGGCAGAAGGACCGGCGCCAGTCCCAGGGCGAGGCCGCCGCGGGAGTGGTTCACCGGCATCCAGTCGGCGAGTGAGGCGCCGAGGGGGCGGGTGACGACGTAGGCGGCCCAGAAGGCGGTCACCGCGTTCAGACCGCTGAGGCAGTGGGCTGCCGCGGGCACGCGGATCGCCGGCAGCTGTGCCGAGGGCGAACGCGGCGAGGACGGCCGCCCAGTAGAACGTCTCCCGGCGGCGGGTCCGGTCCGACAGGATCGGCAGGCACGGCGGACCCGCCGGACCCGCCGTGAGGCTCCCGGCTCGCTCGTGAGGGCTGTCCGAGGAACCCGCCAGGTCGAGCCGCTCGGCGAACTGCCCACGCGGGACCGGCAGTTCACAGAGCGGCAGCCGGCGTCAGCCTTACCTGCGTGTCCTGGTCGTAGGCGTAGGCTCCGGGCCGTCGGCGCGCAGGGGGTCGTGACCGGGCTTCTGGGGGTCGGCGACCACGACACCCTTCTTCTTGTGGTGGCGGGGCACGACGTCCTGGGGGAACGTCAGCTGCTGGTTCATCCACTTGAGGGCGGGGGGCATCTCCTGCACCCAGGTCGGGAAGTTGTGACTGCCGTGCTCGGGCTGGATCGACACGACCCGCATGGGTGCCCTGACGGCCTTGATGAAGGCCTGCGTCTGCGGATAACCGCGCTCACCGTGCTTGCTCTCGGCCACCAGGACGGAGACGTCGGGGACCGGCAGGTGCTTGAGCCGCCACATGAGGTCGTGGCTGTTGATCCGCTCGATGCGTTCCGGGCCGTTGCCGAAGAGGTTGCCGGTCGTCGCGTCGTCCTTGACCTTGTAGTCGGGCGACAGGGCGGCGGCCGTCGTGAACACGTGCGGATCGCGCATCGTCAGCTGGAGGGCGCAGCTGCCGCCGGACGAGTAGCCCATGACCCCCCAGGCACTGGCGTCATGGCCGACCCGGTAGGCGGACTTCAGGGCGTCGGGGAGATCCTTGGCGAGGAAGGTCTCGGTCTGCGGCCCGCCCGGTACGTCCACGCACTCGGTGTCGCGCGGCGGAGCGATCGTGGGCCGGATCATCACCATGATGGTCGGCTGCATCTGACCGCTCTTCTGCAGCGTCCCGGCCGTCTGTGACACCCGCAGATACTGCGCGAGGTTGAAGATGCTGCCCGGGTAACCGCTGAGCGCGACGATCACCGGGAAGCGCTGCCGCTGGTACGCCTTCTGGAAGTACTGCGGCGGCAGGTAGACGAAGGCCGGGTCGACCACGCCCGTGCGGCGGCCGATGACCTTCACGGACTCGACGCGCCCGTTGACCGCGGCGGGGCCGGTGGGCAGCCCGCTGACCCGGCTCAGCTGCTCGTCGGTGGCGGGCTGGACCAGCGCCCCCTTCACGGCGACGCCGTTCACCGTGCCGGTGCCGCCGTAGTCCCCCGCCTGGGTGACGCCGACGGGGGCCGTCTCCACGTGGCCGAAGAGTTCGCCCCACGATCCGAAGAACTGGTACGACGAGTTCAGCCAGCACGCGAACGCCGCGATGATCACGACCTGGGTCGTCCCGAGGGCCACCAGGCGTCCGAGCACCTGCAGCAGGCCCTGCCGGGCGAACCGTGGCCACCACCAGACCAGCAGTGCCACGGACACGGCGGCGAGTGCCGCCATCACATACACGGTCGTCTCGCTGGTCAGACCCATACCGGATGATCCCCGATTTCCCTACCTGTGCGGTTTCCTTCATACAGAAGGAGGGCTGCGGGATCCTCCGCGTTCCCCAATTAGTGCAAAAGGGGTGCGCTTCTTAGTGCAAAAGGGTTAGGTGGCGTCGCGACCGGCACCAAAGCCGGTGCGGGGCCCGCCCGCGGGCGCCCAGGGCCACCAGGTCGCTGTAGCAGAAGACCGCGTCGGGCGGCTCCGCCAGGTCGAGCAGGTGGGCCATGGCGTCTCCGCGGCCGCCGGTATGACACCCGACGATGTCGTCGCGCAGGCCGCCGGTTCCACCTCCACCGGCCGCTTCTCCCAGCCTGGGGAAGTCGCCGAACTGGTCCTGTTCCCACCTGGTGACGAGGCGTACGGACGCGTCCCGTTCACCCCTGACCCGGCCCGCCGGTGGCCAGGGGCCGGTGCGCGCCGTTCCGGTTCAGCGAGGTGCGTTCGGCACGCCGGTGGGACCGGCGTGGTCGGGGTCCCGCCCGACCACCCCGGCGGGCAGCCGTCTCACCGGTCGATGTAGCTGAGATCACCCACGGTCCACGCGCTGACGTCCTTGATCGCGACGCGGTACATGCCCCCCGTCTCCGGGATGCCGAGGCTCCCCTGCAAGATCCGCGCGAGATGGAAGTGCAGATGGGTGGGCGCCTCGTCACGGCCGGGCTCGGCCTGGCCCCCGCGCGGTTCGCGGGCGAAGACGTCGGAGAACGGGCCCAAGCGGTCCGAGTCCTTCAGGACCTCCGCCACGCGCTCCCTCCACACGGCCTCAGGAGCCAGCCGGCCGGTGATGACGGCTCCGCCGACGACCACGGTCAACGACATCTGATTGCTTCGCTCGGACTCCACCGCGGCGGAGAGGGCGACGAGCAGCTCGTCAGGGTTCGACATGAGAGCAGATCCTATTCAGTCCCGGGACCGCCCCGCGGTCCGGGCAGCAGTTTCACCGGCGAGGGAGGGCGGCTCCCGGCCAATCGAGCGGCTCGCAAAGATTCTCCTCCGCCACCGGAGTGAAATCTACTCTTGCCAGAGTAGACATCCTCTTCCGGCATGGTTACGCTTCATATCGTAGACACGGTCGAACGAGACCCGGCAGACACGAACTGGCGGGTGATGTACGCAAATTCGCAGGTCAGTGCGGCTCTCGAGCCTCGAAGCCAAGGCGTTCCCAGATGGCGACGGGACTGAGAGCCGCACTGGGCGGCTCGCAGGTCGAGGAGCCGCCACGCAGTACCGCACAGAGAGAAGCAAGAGAGAAACGGAGGAGACGCCATCAGGATCGCCCGGACCGACACTCTCGGCCCGGGTACCGCAAGACCCCGGAATGGATGGTGGTCCCCGGTCAAGCAGTTGCGATCCCCCCGCACCCCGCTCTGCCGGGCCGGGTAGCGGTAACAGAAGGTCGGCACAGCAGTAGAGCCGACAGATGGTGTTCGATTTCCTCGGGGCCCTGGTGCGTACGGCACCAGGGCCCCTCGACGCGTTGCACAACGAGGTGACATGACCCCGGAAAAGCCTCTGAGCGATCGCCTGGAGGACGACGACTACCCGGCCTACACGATGGGCCGGGCAGCAGAGATGCTCGGCACGACACCCGGCTTCCTCCGAGCCCTCGGCGAAGCCCGACTGATCACACCCCTGCGCTCCGAAGGCGGACACCGCCGCTACTCCCGCTACCAACTACGCGTCGCCGCCCGCGCCCGCGAACTCGTCGACCGCGGCACCCCCATCGAAGCCGCCTGCCGCATCGTCATCCTCGAAGACCAACTCGAAGAAGCCCAACGCATCAACGCCGAATACCGCCGCGCCGCCAACGCCACACCCGGCACCCCCGGCCCCCGCCCCAGCTGACCAGCCGGACTTCCACCGTCCTCAGGCCACGCCGAGAAAACGCAGAACGGCCAGCACCCGGCGGTGGTCCGCATCCGCCTTCGGCAGGTCGAGTTTGGCGAGGATGCTGTTGATGTGCTTGGCCACCGCGCTCTCGCTGACGACGAGCTGCGCTGCTATACCGGCGTTGGACCGACCGCCCGCCATCAGCTCCAACACCTCGCGTTCTCGTGGGGTGAGCCGGTCCAGCGGGTCGCTGTGGCGGCGTACCAGCAGCTGGGAGACCACCTGTGGGTCCAGTGCGGTGCCGCCCTCGGCCACCCGGCGCAGGGTGTCGGCGAACTCCTCGACATCCGCGACCCGTTGCTTGAGCAGGTAGCCGATGCCCGAGGTGTGGGCGGAGAGCAGATCGGCCGCGTACCGCTCCTCCACGTAC from Streptomyces sp. CC0208 carries:
- a CDS encoding helix-turn-helix domain-containing protein, producing the protein MGTVVGLAVTEGMLPFELSMAYEVFGAAPVGVTVPWYDVELCGSDAVRLGRFRLEPDQGLDRLRHADTVIVPGWADTDVEPPAELVGAVRAAHEAGARVASLCTGAFVLAAAGLLDGRRATTHWVHTDALAARYPRVEVDPDVLYVDDGSVLTSAGKAAALDLCLHLVRLDHGSSVANAVARRLVVPPHRAGGQAQFVAAPVPARDDHPLSALLPWAIERLDRPLTVEDLARQAGMSSRHLGRQFRAVTGTTALQWLLTQRIRRAQELLETTDDVVDAIAAATGMGTATTLRRHFHRTVGVPPDTYRRTFRSQSSGMQPGATSTGRGA
- a CDS encoding helix-turn-helix domain-containing protein — encoded protein: MTPEKPLSDRLEDDDYPAYTMGRAAEMLGTTPGFLRALGEARLITPLRSEGGHRRYSRYQLRVAARARELVDRGTPIEAACRIVILEDQLEEAQRINAEYRRAANATPGTPGPRPS
- a CDS encoding saccharopine dehydrogenase NADP-binding domain-containing protein, which translates into the protein MGPGQTVTVFGAYGHTGRFVVAQLRERGFVPVLSGRDAGKLRALAASEPGLEVRPASVDDPAALDRALDGVDAVINCAGPFAVTAAPVIEAALRAGIPYVDVAAEIEANLDTFTHFADRARSAGVVIVPAMAFYGGLGDLLATAAMGDWTAADEANIAYGLSSWHPTPGTRSAGAVSGERRGGRRVRYTEGRLEYHDDAPTLLKWSFPDPLGTREVVAEFTMADVVTLPSHLSIPEVRTHMASEAARDLSAPDTPAPTAADGSGRSDQTFLVEAVVRSGDTERRAVARGRDIYAVTAPLAVEAVHRILTGRTHTPGVTSAGEAFDAPDFLRALSPHITFELRHP
- a CDS encoding response regulator transcription factor; the protein is MRAVIAEDSVLLRIGVVKVLEMAGFEVVAEVGDAEALLAAVEEHRPDIAVVDVRMPPGFGDEGVRAALVIRQQWPGTAVLLLSQYVEERYAADLLSAHTSGIGYLLKQRVADVEEFADTLRRVAEGGTALDPQVVSQLLVRRHSDPLDRLTPREREVLELMAGGRSNAGIAAQLVVSESAVAKHINSILAKLDLPKADADHRRVLAVLRFLGVA
- a CDS encoding putative T7SS-secreted protein encodes the protein MADNPFPSLGWNPVPGIPEQVTSLYRKVKSAADTLNNCHRQIEYLLGASSSWHGDAASAFRDTLDGDLKTAMMNAGHSLDKAAVALGKWEGDLTSHRELAKKYDDAARENKADADKARTRYDQAAGNPDLKLAGREYPSQAEADAATERLRTAERELNEATTHLNNANTAYNDVIAKAKELEGTHTDAAETVARSLDEADDKLAPKEPGWFDKALSAIGEGLKAVGEFLVEHAGTIGAIAGLLALLPTPLAPVFLGIAVAASAVSMAKNLASEDFRDSLMGEYGLKEGAFAWASMVGDGLGMVPGVGALARAGSEAGLAAAVAREGGEALSLGSKLGAFGKEIVPAFSYKALDAATSPATGALQYGINGVNVAANMASSLENMGVLPKNGPGHDASEVTKGAAASTGLVDGVKGIALDVGQLMAGVRL
- a CDS encoding alpha/beta hydrolase-fold protein, with translation MGLTSETTVYVMAALAAVSVALLVWWWPRFARQGLLQVLGRLVALGTTQVVIIAAFACWLNSSYQFFGSWGELFGHVETAPVGVTQAGDYGGTGTVNGVAVKGALVQPATDEQLSRVSGLPTGPAAVNGRVESVKVIGRRTGVVDPAFVYLPPQYFQKAYQRQRFPVIVALSGYPGSIFNLAQYLRVSQTAGTLQKSGQMQPTIMVMIRPTIAPPRDTECVDVPGGPQTETFLAKDLPDALKSAYRVGHDASAWGVMGYSSGGSCALQLTMRDPHVFTTAAALSPDYKVKDDATTGNLFGNGPERIERINSHDLMWRLKHLPVPDVSVLVAESKHGERGYPQTQAFIKAVRAPMRVVSIQPEHGSHNFPTWVQEMPPALKWMNQQLTFPQDVVPRHHKKKGVVVADPQKPGHDPLRADGPEPTPTTRTRR